A single region of the Candidatus Dormiibacterota bacterium genome encodes:
- a CDS encoding response regulator yields MEDKRIVLLVEDNPDDEALTLRALKKNNILNEVVVARDGSEALDYLLGSSGKPPRIRLDQLAVVLLDLKLPKVNGLEVLRRLRADPRTKLLPIVILTSSKEEKDLVGAYDSGANSYVQKPVEFAEFVKAAGHLGLYWLVTNASPPMPA; encoded by the coding sequence ATGGAGGACAAGAGGATCGTGCTGCTGGTGGAGGACAACCCGGACGACGAGGCGCTGACCCTGCGGGCGCTGAAGAAGAACAACATCCTCAATGAGGTGGTCGTGGCGCGCGACGGCAGCGAGGCGCTGGACTATCTTTTGGGGTCCTCCGGGAAACCGCCCCGGATCCGGCTGGACCAGCTCGCCGTGGTCCTCCTGGACCTGAAGCTGCCGAAGGTGAACGGTCTGGAGGTCCTGCGCCGCCTGCGGGCCGACCCGCGGACCAAGCTGCTGCCGATCGTCATCCTGACGTCCTCGAAGGAGGAGAAGGATCTGGTCGGGGCGTACGATTCGGGCGCCAACAGCTACGTCCAGAAGCCGGTGGAGTTCGCGGAGTTCGTGAAGGCTGCGGGGCACCTCGGCCTCTACTGGCTGGTCACCAACGCTTCGCCGCCCATGCCGGCCTGA
- a CDS encoding response regulator, whose protein sequence is MTRPLRVLILEDNENDAELLLRELRRQNYEPVYHRVDSEAAMNEALDREPWSLIISDYAMPQFTAMHALEIIKRRSMDLPFIIVSGTIGEETAAIAMKSGAHDFLTKGKLTRLGAAVERELRDAEERREHKKAEEALRRSEEQLRQSQKVEAIGRLAGGIAHDFNNLLTIINGYTELLLGRIPAEDRMSRDINEIRKAGMRAASLTRQLLAFSRKQILEPKVLDLNTIVVDLEKMLRRLIGEDVELIISPAADLRRTKADPGQIEQVIMNLVVNARDAMPQGGKLTLETANVDLDDTYAARHVGVRAGAYILLAVSDTGCGMDREAMAHIFEPFFTTKGPGKGTGLGLSTVYGIVKQSGGNVWAYSEPGRGTTFKIYLPQAEGVVDRLTRDGRPSDIPRGSETILLVEDQKELRELVRQMLEMNGYTVVAAGEGLEALEICKQHTGAIHLMLSDVVMPQMGGRELAQRLATLRPDMKVLYMSGYTSNAIVHHGILDPGTAFLQKPFTPDGLARKVREVLDQGQEPVQASPVRRSRLG, encoded by the coding sequence ATGACACGACCGCTGCGCGTCCTGATCCTCGAAGATAACGAGAACGACGCCGAGCTCCTGCTTCGCGAGCTCAGACGCCAGAACTACGAGCCCGTCTATCATCGCGTCGACAGCGAGGCGGCCATGAACGAGGCCCTGGACCGCGAGCCCTGGTCCCTCATCATCTCCGACTACGCCATGCCGCAGTTCACGGCGATGCACGCCCTCGAGATCATCAAGCGACGGAGCATGGACCTGCCGTTCATCATCGTGTCCGGCACGATCGGGGAGGAGACCGCCGCCATCGCCATGAAGAGCGGCGCGCACGATTTCCTGACCAAAGGGAAGCTGACCCGCCTGGGGGCCGCGGTCGAGCGCGAGCTCCGGGACGCGGAGGAGCGCCGGGAGCACAAGAAGGCGGAAGAGGCGCTGCGCCGCAGCGAGGAGCAGCTGCGGCAGTCCCAGAAGGTCGAGGCGATCGGACGGCTGGCGGGGGGCATCGCGCACGACTTCAACAACCTCCTGACGATCATCAACGGCTACACCGAGCTCCTGCTGGGGCGCATCCCGGCCGAGGATCGGATGAGCCGGGACATCAACGAAATCCGGAAGGCCGGGATGCGTGCCGCCTCTCTCACGCGGCAGCTCCTGGCGTTCAGCCGGAAGCAGATCCTCGAGCCGAAGGTCCTGGACCTGAATACCATCGTCGTGGACCTCGAGAAAATGCTGAGACGTCTGATCGGCGAGGACGTCGAGCTGATCATCTCCCCCGCCGCCGACCTGCGCCGCACCAAGGCGGACCCCGGACAGATCGAGCAGGTGATCATGAATCTCGTGGTGAACGCGCGGGATGCGATGCCCCAGGGGGGCAAGCTGACGCTCGAGACGGCGAACGTCGATCTGGACGACACCTACGCCGCCAGGCACGTCGGCGTCCGCGCGGGCGCCTACATCCTGCTCGCGGTGAGCGACACGGGGTGCGGGATGGATCGGGAGGCGATGGCCCACATCTTCGAGCCGTTCTTCACCACCAAGGGCCCCGGCAAGGGGACGGGGCTGGGGCTATCGACCGTCTACGGAATCGTCAAGCAGAGCGGCGGCAACGTCTGGGCCTACAGCGAGCCGGGACGCGGCACGACCTTCAAGATCTACCTGCCGCAGGCCGAGGGGGTCGTCGACAGGCTGACGCGCGACGGCCGGCCTTCGGACATCCCAAGAGGCTCCGAGACCATCCTGCTGGTCGAGGACCAGAAGGAGCTCAGGGAGCTCGTCCGCCAGATGCTCGAGATGAACGGCTACACGGTGGTCGCGGCCGGCGAGGGGCTCGAGGCTCTCGAGATCTGCAAGCAGCACACGGGCGCAATCCATCTGATGCTCAGCGACGTCGTGATGCCCCAGATGGGCGGCCGCGAGCTGGCCCAGCGTCTCGCGACCCTCCGGCCGGACATGAAGGTCCTGTACATGTCCGGCTACACCAGCAACGCCATCGTGCACCACGGCATCCTCGACCCCGGGACCGCCTTCCTGCAGAAGCCGTTCACTCCCGACGGCCTGGCGCGCAAGGTGAGGGAGGTCCTGGACCAGGGACAGGAACCGGTCCAGGCGAGCCCGGTCCGCCGCTCCCGACTCGGATAA
- a CDS encoding YfiR family protein, with protein sequence MVAASRHRLLVLCLGGMLLAAGGGARGDETAKGVLSEYQIKAAYLYYFTTFVDWPSETYSRTAETVVVGVLGEDPFGAILDETFRGKSVNSRRLVVKRFANIKDARDSHVLFISNSERDRLPSILKALEGASVLTVGDLDRFASRGGQIAFRTEDKKVRFDINVAAVQRAHLKISAQLMKLGRIVDGSGREGV encoded by the coding sequence ATGGTAGCGGCGTCCCGGCACCGACTCCTGGTCCTGTGCCTGGGGGGAATGCTCCTGGCGGCGGGCGGCGGAGCGCGCGGAGACGAGACGGCCAAGGGCGTGCTCTCCGAGTACCAGATCAAGGCCGCCTACCTCTACTACTTCACGACCTTCGTGGACTGGCCCTCCGAGACGTACTCCCGCACCGCCGAGACGGTCGTCGTCGGTGTGCTCGGGGAGGATCCGTTCGGCGCCATCCTCGACGAGACCTTCCGCGGCAAGAGCGTGAACAGCAGGAGGCTCGTGGTCAAGAGGTTCGCGAACATCAAGGACGCCCGTGACAGCCACGTTCTTTTCATCAGCAACTCGGAACGGGACCGCCTTCCCTCCATCCTCAAGGCCCTGGAAGGCGCGTCCGTCCTGACCGTCGGCGACCTGGATCGGTTCGCCTCGCGAGGCGGCCAGATCGCGTTCCGGACGGAGGACAAGAAGGTGCGCTTCGACATCAACGTCGCCGCCGTGCAGCGCGCCCATCTCAAGATCAGCGCCCAGCTCATGAAACTCGGACGGATCGTCGACGGATCCGGACGTGAGGGGGTCTAG
- a CDS encoding ATP-binding protein, producing MALFGGGSIKRKLVLASIVSKTIALLIVGAVIISFDLMELREKLVRRLSVQTDIVGANCLSALLFSDPKSAETTLSALKADPRVRAAGLYTADHRLFATYVRDASAGTTLPVESALDTGPGARMLEDRLLLSRRILFDGKTIGTVVIASDLSEITGTMARDVVIFASVLLLSLLISLVISTRLQRDIAQPILGLAETARKVTLEKDYSVRATGGSRDEIGSLVGAFNEMLEEIRQQEAELRTARDRLEQRVAERTAQLEIANKELEAFSYSVSHDLRAPLRSIEGFSHALMEDCADSLNEAGRDSLQRIVASSVKMGQLIDGLLNLSRVTRTEVKGGSVDLSSLAREIVADLLQSEDGRQVECVVAEGAVAEGDQALLRAVLQNLIGNAWKFTRKRTPARIEFGIDGGSGETRYFVQDNGAGFDMAFVDKLFGAFQRLHGQNEFPGIGIGLATVQRIVNRHGGRVWAIAAPDKGATVYFTLGKGGTNGGQEDRAAGGGQPGRRGADPAGAEEEQHPQ from the coding sequence ATGGCACTGTTCGGCGGCGGTTCGATCAAGAGGAAGCTGGTCCTCGCCAGCATCGTCAGCAAGACCATAGCCCTGCTCATCGTCGGCGCGGTGATCATCAGCTTCGACCTCATGGAGCTGCGCGAGAAACTGGTGCGGAGATTGTCGGTCCAGACCGACATCGTGGGGGCGAACTGCCTCTCCGCCCTGCTGTTCAGCGATCCGAAGTCCGCCGAAACGACGCTCTCGGCGCTGAAGGCCGATCCGCGCGTCCGCGCCGCCGGACTGTACACGGCGGACCACCGGCTGTTCGCGACGTACGTCCGCGACGCGTCCGCCGGGACGACCCTGCCGGTCGAGAGCGCCCTCGACACCGGCCCGGGCGCCCGGATGCTCGAGGATCGGCTCCTCCTGTCGAGGAGGATCCTTTTCGACGGGAAGACGATCGGCACCGTCGTCATCGCATCGGACCTCAGCGAGATCACAGGCACGATGGCGCGGGACGTCGTGATCTTCGCCAGCGTGCTGCTCCTTTCGCTGCTCATCTCTCTCGTCATATCGACGCGGCTGCAGCGGGACATCGCGCAGCCGATCCTCGGGCTCGCCGAGACCGCGAGAAAGGTTACGCTGGAGAAGGACTACTCCGTCCGCGCCACGGGCGGCAGCCGGGACGAGATCGGTTCGCTCGTCGGGGCCTTCAACGAGATGCTCGAGGAGATCCGGCAACAGGAGGCCGAGCTCCGGACCGCCCGCGATCGCCTGGAGCAACGTGTGGCCGAGCGCACCGCCCAGCTCGAGATCGCCAACAAGGAGCTCGAGGCCTTCTCGTACTCCGTGTCGCACGACCTGCGAGCGCCCCTTCGGAGCATCGAGGGGTTCAGCCACGCCCTGATGGAGGACTGCGCCGATTCCCTCAACGAGGCGGGCCGGGACTCGCTCCAGCGGATCGTCGCGTCCTCCGTCAAGATGGGCCAGCTCATCGACGGCCTCCTGAACCTCTCCCGCGTCACCCGCACCGAAGTGAAGGGTGGGAGCGTCGACCTCAGCTCGCTGGCGCGGGAGATCGTCGCTGATCTGCTACAGAGCGAGGACGGGCGTCAGGTCGAGTGCGTGGTCGCCGAAGGGGCCGTCGCGGAGGGGGACCAGGCGCTCCTGCGCGCCGTCCTGCAGAACCTGATCGGGAACGCCTGGAAGTTCACCCGCAAGCGGACCCCGGCCCGGATCGAGTTCGGCATCGACGGCGGTTCGGGTGAGACCAGGTACTTCGTCCAGGACAACGGCGCCGGCTTCGACATGGCCTTCGTCGACAAGCTGTTCGGCGCGTTCCAGCGTCTGCACGGCCAGAACGAGTTCCCGGGCATCGGGATCGGTCTGGCCACCGTCCAGCGGATCGTGAACCGGCACGGCGGTCGCGTCTGGGCCATCGCCGCTCCCGACAAGGGGGCGACGGTCTATTTCACGCTCGGAAAGGGAGGAACGAATGGAGGACAAGAGGATCGTGCTGCTGGTGGAGGACAACCCGGACGACGAGGCGCTGACCCTGCGGGCGCTGAAGAAGAACAACATCCTCAATGA
- a CDS encoding MATE family efflux transporter, translating to MHDLTQGSVNRHLIALSSFMAVSMLFQTLYYLADLYFVGRLGKDAIAAVGLAGNLMIVVLAITQTLGVGTTTLVSHAVGQKDHDHAGLVFNQAFVLSLVVGFVVAVLGLVLRGPYCRWLGADEATARLGIQYLNWFIPAMLLQFVIVAMGSALRGSGVIKPTVGIQILTVVLNILLAPVLILGWGTGHPLGVAGAALATFIAMVVGTVMFWIYFLRPGNYLKVSIARWKPQGPIWWGMTRVGLPAGGEFALMSVYMVLVYSIIRGFGAAAQAGFGIGARVMQSMFLPVVAISFAAAPLAGQNFGARRAERVRETFRSASILVSAFMVLFTILSHIAPEALIGAFSNDQDVVAFGGEYLRVISYNFLAMGLIFTSSSMFQGMGHTLPPLACSSLRLLLFALPAFLLSRRAGFEIRAVWYLSVVSTAIQAVLVLALLQVEFRRRLTFAPAPSAAALPEEQSAGAG from the coding sequence ATGCACGACCTCACCCAGGGATCCGTCAACAGGCACCTGATAGCGCTCTCCTCCTTCATGGCTGTGAGCATGCTGTTCCAGACCCTTTATTACCTGGCCGATCTCTATTTCGTCGGGCGGCTGGGGAAGGACGCCATCGCCGCCGTCGGGCTGGCGGGTAATCTCATGATCGTGGTCCTGGCGATCACGCAGACCCTGGGGGTCGGGACGACAACGCTCGTTTCGCACGCGGTGGGGCAGAAGGACCACGACCACGCCGGCCTGGTGTTCAACCAGGCGTTCGTGCTGTCGCTGGTCGTGGGGTTCGTGGTGGCGGTCCTCGGGCTCGTTCTGCGCGGGCCCTACTGCCGATGGCTGGGGGCCGACGAAGCGACCGCGCGGCTGGGAATCCAGTATCTGAACTGGTTCATCCCCGCGATGCTGCTGCAGTTCGTGATCGTCGCCATGGGATCGGCGCTGCGCGGCAGCGGTGTCATCAAGCCGACCGTCGGCATCCAGATCCTGACCGTGGTTCTCAACATCCTTCTGGCGCCTGTCCTGATCCTCGGCTGGGGCACGGGGCACCCGCTGGGCGTGGCGGGAGCGGCCCTGGCGACGTTCATCGCCATGGTCGTGGGGACCGTGATGTTCTGGATCTACTTTCTGCGTCCGGGCAACTATCTGAAAGTCTCGATCGCGCGCTGGAAGCCGCAGGGCCCGATCTGGTGGGGCATGACACGGGTCGGCCTGCCGGCCGGGGGCGAGTTCGCGCTGATGTCGGTCTACATGGTGCTGGTGTACTCGATCATCCGCGGCTTCGGCGCGGCGGCGCAGGCCGGATTCGGCATCGGAGCCCGTGTGATGCAGTCGATGTTCCTGCCGGTCGTGGCGATCAGCTTCGCCGCCGCCCCGCTCGCCGGGCAGAACTTCGGCGCGCGCCGCGCCGAGCGCGTGCGGGAGACGTTCAGGTCGGCCTCCATCCTGGTCTCCGCCTTCATGGTCCTGTTCACGATCCTGAGCCACATCGCGCCCGAGGCCCTGATCGGCGCGTTCTCGAACGATCAGGACGTCGTCGCCTTCGGGGGCGAATACCTGCGCGTGATCTCCTACAACTTCCTGGCGATGGGGCTGATCTTCACGAGCTCCAGCATGTTTCAGGGGATGGGGCACACCCTGCCGCCTCTGGCCTGCTCCTCCCTGCGTCTTCTTCTGTTCGCGCTTCCGGCCTTCCTGCTCTCGAGGCGCGCCGGCTTCGAGATCCGCGCGGTATGGTATCTCTCCGTGGTCTCGACGGCGATCCAGGCGGTGCTGGTCCTGGCGCTGCTCCAGGTCGAGTTCCGCCGCAGGCTGACCTTCGCGCCGGCCCCCTCGGCGGCCGCCCTTCCCGAGGAACAGTCCGCCGGCGCGGGGTAG
- a CDS encoding TonB-dependent receptor, which yields MARRLAGTVPLAVVPHLRVQSSAQRLGAFLAATLLAAAAASGDAARCEEPPADLTTIGLEAVMNLEVTSVSKKPERLMDAAAAVQVITSEDIRRSGATTLPDLLRLVPGVQVARANSSTWAVGVRGFTSTLSRSLLVLIDGRSVYSPLFAGVYWDVQDVILNDIDRIEVIRGPGATLWGANAVNGVINIITKSAQATQGSYASLRGGNEDRAVATGRFGWRTKSDVAIRTYAKYSDRDAEFHQNGDDFDAWHLGLAGFRADADRGEQNHLTLQGDLYSGKAGQREAITTYTSPFIQLVEKDADLSGGHLLGLWKHRLKEGSDTTLQFYCDRTHRDLAVFTEDRDTYDVEFRHSLRIASRHDLLWGAGYRLTSGVTESVPTLQIVPHDRTDDVLSGFVQDEFRIVPSKWTLTVGSKFEHNDYSGFNSQPNLRVVFSPSSKQVFWSAASRALRVPSRIETDLSLTAFVEPTTPTFARLIGSKDFKPERLTAYELGYRLQAMERLFVDLALFQNDYARLLSLEPGVPFTETSPPPSHTVLPLGFGNGMTADARGAELSLDWHPAGRWRLAGSCSFLEIDLLPSSDSLDTTTENSTEGSSPRRMANLRSSLDLPRNFGLDVTLRYVGRLPSQSVDAYTEMDVLFSRRLGAGFELAVAGQNLLDSRHAEFAGGSVARVEVERSVYGRIARRW from the coding sequence GTGGCTCGACGACTCGCCGGCACCGTGCCCCTCGCGGTTGTCCCACACCTCCGCGTGCAGTCCAGCGCACAGCGTCTCGGAGCGTTCCTGGCGGCGACGCTCCTGGCCGCGGCCGCCGCTTCGGGGGACGCGGCGCGCTGCGAGGAGCCCCCCGCAGATCTCACGACCATCGGCCTCGAGGCCGTCATGAACCTGGAGGTCACGTCGGTCTCGAAGAAGCCGGAGCGGCTGATGGACGCGGCCGCGGCGGTGCAGGTGATTACGTCGGAGGACATCCGGCGCTCGGGGGCCACGACCCTCCCGGACCTCCTCCGCCTGGTGCCCGGGGTGCAGGTCGCCCGGGCGAATTCGAGCACCTGGGCGGTCGGCGTGCGCGGCTTCACCAGCACGCTCTCCCGGTCGCTGCTCGTCCTGATCGACGGGCGCAGCGTCTATTCCCCGCTGTTCGCCGGAGTCTACTGGGACGTGCAGGACGTCATCCTGAACGATATCGATCGGATCGAGGTGATCCGCGGCCCGGGCGCGACGCTGTGGGGCGCGAACGCGGTCAACGGGGTCATCAACATCATCACCAAGAGCGCCCAGGCCACCCAGGGTTCGTACGCTTCTTTGCGCGGCGGCAACGAAGACCGGGCCGTGGCGACCGGCCGGTTCGGATGGAGGACCAAGAGCGACGTGGCGATCCGCACGTACGCCAAGTACTCCGATCGGGACGCGGAGTTCCATCAGAACGGGGACGACTTCGACGCCTGGCACCTGGGGCTGGCGGGGTTCCGCGCCGACGCCGATCGGGGCGAACAGAATCACCTGACGCTCCAGGGCGACCTCTACTCCGGGAAGGCGGGCCAGCGCGAAGCCATCACGACCTACACGTCGCCGTTCATCCAGCTCGTGGAGAAGGATGCCGACCTCTCCGGGGGCCACCTGCTCGGCCTGTGGAAGCACCGCCTGAAGGAGGGCTCGGATACGACGCTGCAGTTCTATTGCGACCGAACGCACCGGGACCTGGCCGTGTTCACGGAGGATCGGGACACCTACGACGTCGAGTTCCGGCACAGTCTTCGTATCGCCTCGCGCCACGACCTTCTGTGGGGCGCCGGCTACCGTCTGACCTCCGGGGTCACCGAATCCGTGCCGACGCTTCAGATCGTCCCCCATGATCGGACCGACGACGTGCTGAGCGGGTTCGTGCAGGACGAGTTCCGGATCGTGCCCTCGAAATGGACCCTGACGGTGGGCTCGAAGTTCGAGCACAACGACTACAGCGGGTTCAATTCGCAGCCGAACCTGCGCGTCGTGTTCAGCCCGTCATCGAAGCAGGTCTTCTGGTCCGCGGCCTCGCGGGCGCTGCGCGTGCCGTCGCGGATCGAGACCGATCTGTCGCTGACCGCGTTCGTCGAGCCCACGACGCCGACATTCGCGCGTCTGATCGGATCGAAGGACTTCAAGCCGGAGCGGCTCACGGCGTACGAGCTGGGCTACCGGCTCCAGGCGATGGAGCGTCTGTTCGTCGACCTGGCGCTGTTCCAGAACGACTACGCGCGTCTGCTGAGCCTGGAGCCCGGCGTCCCCTTCACGGAGACCTCCCCACCGCCGAGCCATACAGTCCTTCCGCTCGGCTTCGGGAACGGGATGACGGCGGACGCGCGAGGCGCGGAGCTCTCGCTGGACTGGCACCCCGCCGGCCGCTGGCGTCTCGCCGGCTCGTGCTCCTTTCTCGAGATCGATCTGCTCCCGTCGTCGGACAGCCTCGATACGACCACGGAGAACTCCACGGAAGGATCGAGCCCGCGCCGCATGGCTAACTTGAGGTCGTCGCTGGACCTGCCGCGGAATTTCGGGCTGGACGTGACCCTGAGGTACGTCGGGCGGCTGCCGAGCCAGTCGGTCGACGCCTACACGGAGATGGACGTGCTGTTCAGCCGGCGTCTCGGCGCCGGCTTCGAGCTCGCCGTGGCCGGGCAAAACCTCCTCGACTCCCGTCACGCGGAGTTCGCCGGGGGAAGCGTCGCGAGGGTCGAGGTCGAGCGCAGTGTGTACGGCCGGATCGCGCGACGATGGTAG
- a CDS encoding serine protease has translation MRGQSALFVAILACPVTIAPLVAAPAIEKSVVRIVNHAQRPSWYTPWGTGAMQWATGSGFVIEGGLIMTNAHVVSDSRFLALFLYGDPNPHEGRVVVEGHDCDLALIRPVEPKILEGVPALPIGGLPSLRSMVETYGYPSGGDQISSTQGVVSRIDRQLYAHSAADGHLAVQTDAAINPGNSGGPVVQEGKIVGVAFQNNKAMESVGFFIPTEVIRHFLADAKDGTYAGYPDLAVRTASLENPAARRLAGMQEGESGVRVDWIAPDSSADGWLRTGDILLRIEGETIANDGSVASGELRLPFGLLVDRRQIGETLPVRILREGARKDLGIPLKGYPENLRYSNQYDRRPRYYVYAGLVFVPLDREMVKTFGDDWMSDASSELVYELLFRPQGEPALLKKERVVLLRRLDSPVNANIPFFKNILVDKVNDKTIDSLEDLVRAIEENKAPYHVFEFGYFGRVAVLDRAEADKANAQILKDYGVAKDRNL, from the coding sequence GTGAGAGGACAGTCGGCGTTGTTCGTCGCAATTCTGGCGTGCCCGGTCACGATCGCCCCGCTCGTCGCGGCCCCCGCGATCGAGAAATCGGTCGTCCGCATCGTCAACCACGCGCAGCGCCCCAGCTGGTACACGCCGTGGGGGACCGGGGCGATGCAGTGGGCGACGGGAAGCGGCTTCGTCATCGAGGGCGGGCTCATCATGACGAACGCGCACGTCGTCAGCGATTCCCGCTTCCTCGCGCTGTTCCTCTACGGCGACCCGAACCCGCACGAGGGGCGGGTCGTGGTGGAGGGGCACGACTGCGACCTGGCGCTGATCCGGCCGGTCGAGCCGAAGATTCTCGAGGGCGTGCCGGCCCTCCCGATCGGCGGCCTCCCCTCCCTGCGCTCCATGGTCGAGACTTATGGATATCCGAGCGGCGGGGATCAGATTTCGTCGACGCAGGGTGTCGTGTCGCGGATCGATCGCCAGCTCTACGCCCACTCCGCCGCCGACGGGCACCTGGCGGTGCAGACCGACGCCGCCATCAACCCGGGCAACAGCGGCGGTCCCGTCGTCCAGGAAGGGAAGATCGTCGGCGTGGCGTTCCAGAACAACAAGGCGATGGAGAGCGTCGGGTTCTTCATACCGACCGAGGTGATCCGTCACTTTCTCGCCGACGCCAAGGACGGAACGTACGCCGGCTACCCGGACCTCGCGGTGCGGACCGCCTCGCTGGAGAACCCGGCCGCCCGCCGACTGGCGGGCATGCAGGAGGGGGAGTCGGGCGTGCGTGTGGACTGGATCGCGCCGGACAGCAGCGCCGACGGATGGCTGCGGACCGGCGACATCCTCCTGCGCATCGAGGGAGAGACGATCGCGAACGACGGCAGCGTCGCGTCCGGCGAGCTGCGGCTGCCGTTCGGGCTCCTCGTCGACCGGCGTCAGATCGGCGAGACGCTCCCCGTCCGGATCCTGCGCGAGGGAGCCCGGAAGGACCTGGGCATCCCGCTGAAGGGATACCCGGAAAACCTGCGCTACTCGAACCAGTACGACCGCCGGCCGCGCTACTACGTCTACGCGGGCCTGGTGTTCGTGCCGCTCGACCGCGAGATGGTCAAGACCTTCGGCGACGACTGGATGTCGGACGCCAGCTCCGAGCTGGTCTACGAGCTCTTGTTCCGCCCGCAGGGCGAGCCCGCTCTGCTCAAGAAAGAGCGCGTCGTCCTGCTCCGGCGTCTGGATTCTCCCGTGAACGCGAACATCCCTTTCTTCAAGAACATCCTCGTCGACAAGGTCAACGACAAGACGATCGATTCTCTCGAAGACCTGGTCCGGGCCATCGAGGAGAACAAGGCGCCCTACCACGTGTTCGAGTTCGGCTACTTCGGCCGTGTGGCGGTTCTCGATCGCGCGGAGGCGGACAAGGCGAACGCGCAGATCCTGAAGGATTACGGCGTCGCGAAGGACCGGAACCTGTGA